aaccatgaggttgcgggttcgatccatggcctcgctcagtgggttaagaatctcccattgctgtggctgtggtgcaggccggcagctgtacctccgattcgacccctagcccgggagcctccacatgctgccggtgcggccctaaaaagaaaaaaaaaaaaaaaaaactgcacggAAGGTTTCTGCCCCTTTGTTTGTCATAAAGGGTTTGTGGGCACTCTGCCTTGTCATTGACAGTTTTTGAATCAAGTCAGTTGATCAGATTTAAAGCAGCTTTAAGATTACTCAGGATTTTCATTCCAAGCATGGTTGTGACAGCTCCAGTGGTCAGAGACAACTTGTTTTGCTAGTGGTGTCAACCGGTCACAGAGCAGAAAGAGCTGCTTCGCGTGGCGGGTGAAAGGCTGGTGGGGAGTGAATTTCAGTGTTTGGCAGCTGACATTCGTCTGTGCTTTAGAGAAACAGGAGCGGCAGATTTAACAGTTTTGTTTTCGAGAGTTAGAATTAACTTGCGTCGAAAGCATGGTGCGCGGTTTTAGCAGAGGACGTGGCTCTTTCGGGCCCGGCGATAATTTACAGGAGGCGTGGAGGAGCTCTGTACCTGGTGGGCGGCGTCAGCTTCTGCTTCGTCCCTGCCAGCTGGGCGAGGGTGTCGTGGAGGCGGGGTGGGCCCTTAGCGGGGTGATGTAACTGGCGCTCCGAGGGGGGCAGGGACTCGTCTCGAGTCCCTGGGCAAGCTCAGGGTCCCGTCTGGCGTTCTCGCTCTGAGCTCCCAGGCGGGCGCAGCTCCCGGGGAGCGGGGCTGGGAGATGGGTCCTCCGGGACGTGGATGACGCAGAGCCGTTTTCagccctctttcttcctctgcctgaTCACAGCCAGGGCTTTGAATCTAGAGATTTCAtgctaattttttctcttttttttcagttccaaTTAAGGAAACCTTGAATCCTGCTCCCTTCCTTCCGTGAGCAGCGCCTAACCCTGCAAGGGCTCAGCCATGCAGCCGCCGCCCCAGGCTCTCCCTTCGGGCGTGGTCGGGCCGCCGCCTGCTGGGAGCCCGCAGAGCTCGCTGTGGTCTAGCAGCCCATACAGGAGACAGGCCGGCAGTAACGCCCCAGTGGCCCCGATACCTCGCCCGCCGCAGCCGGTGACGGATCCCTTTGCTTTCAGTAGGCAGGCGCTCCAGAGTCCATCGCTGGGCAGTTCGTCGAAAAGCAGCCTGCCCGCTTTGCAAGGCCCAGCCCAGCCGGCGTTTCTTCAGCGCACTGGCCTGCCTGTGCCTCCCACGAATGTCGGGGGGAGCTCCCAGGGACCCTGCGAGCCTCTGCCAGGGCCTCTGTCACAGCCCAGGGCGGATGCCGGCCCGTTTGCTGGTGTGTCGACTCCCTCAGCACCGCCTGGGCCCGAGAGGAACAGGAGTGCCGACGCCGCGCCCGGCCTGGATCCAGAAGTTCAGGCACTGCCGTACCTTCCGCAGTACATTCCAGGGGCGGCGCCCAGCAGTCCTCCTGGGGGCcgtccccagggcagccagcccCGGCCCGATGCCCCCCTCAGTAGGCCGGGCCTGCATGATGGGGCCAGGGCCCTAGCTGCCTCCCCTCTTTTCCCTCAGCCGTGTCAGCAGATGCCAGGGCAGTGGGGGCCAGGGCAGCAGGGGCCAGGGCagtgggggccagggcagggaggccCTCTGCCTGCAGGTCAGCATTACCGGCCCTGCCCGGAAGGACCTGTTCAGAATGCGGTGCCCCACACCTCCAGTGTTGCCCCCTTTCCTGGCCCACCCAGCCTGGGTCAGGGTCCTGGCCACGGGCAGCCCAGCCCCCTGGCGTCTCTACCGGGACCGTCGCCTGGTGACGGAAGAAACGACGCAACCTCGCTGCACGGTGGACGCCGTACAGCAAATAGCTTTGATCCCGAGGATGCGTTCGGGCAGACTCCCGGAGCCGGGAATGCTTGGGCGAGCCAGGCCTTCTGGTCCAGTCCAGGACGGAGAAAAGAAGAGCAGCTGCCAGACCTCGCGCTTGTTAATCCTCTCGCTCAGGGAAGTAGCCCAGAAAGCCGTCTGCACTCGCCGCTGGGGGCCGGGCGTGGCTGGGCCCTGCCGGAAGCAGGCTCGGGAGCCCCCCCCAGGTTTCTCAGAGGCCGAGAGACAGAGAACGAAGAGAACCTCTCATCCGCACCAGCAGGCTCTGCTGGTCAGTCCGACGTGGACGGCGTCTCCCCGGGCCCGGGCCACATGGCAGCGGGAGGTGGTTACCAGGCCTTTCGAGGAGGCGCCCACAGCGAGCCCGCACCGCAGGGAGGAGACGCGAAGCCCTACTTTGCTCAGTCCACCAGCATCCGCCACGATGACCCGGCTCCTAAAGGTGCCGCTGCCACCGAATTATGGGGCGACACAGCGTGTGCGGGGACTCAGAGCGCGGGCAGCTCGCAGTATGAGAATGTGGAGAACCTGGAGTTTGTTCAGAACCAAGAGGTTCCGCCCAGTGAGCCCCCGAGCCTGGACCCTTCCTCCCTGAGTGATCAGCTCCGGTACGGGCCCCCTCCCGGGCCGGCCGTCCCGAGGTTCAGTGCTGGGGGCCACGCTGGAGGCGGCGGCCCAAACCTCGAGGCCCTGGATGCTGTGGCGCGTCCTGTGCGGTCTGACAGCGTGTCCTCCAGCTACAGCAGCAAGAGCCACCGGGGTCCTCCAGGGGTGGCCAGGCCCCTGGACGCGGGGGGCACCTTCATTCAGCAGGAGGTCGGGAAACCTGAAGATGAGGCGCCAGGGAGGTTTTTTAAGCAAATCGATTCCTCTCCTGTCGGAGGCGAGACAGATGGGACCACGGTGAGCCAGAGCTACCGCAGCAGCCTGCCCCAGCCCTCGACCCCGAGCCCCCCGAAACCTACAGGAACGTTTCAGACGAGTGCAAATAGTTCTTTTGAGCCAGTGAAATCCCACCTGGTCGGAGTAAAGCCGGTCGAGGCAGATCGTGCCAACGTGGTGGGTGAAGTGAGGGGGCCCCGCGCCCACCCGAAGCAGCACCGACTGGCCACTGCGGCGCCCGCCGCCTCCCCCGGCAACCTGGAGCAGCCGCCCGACAACCTGGAGACCCTCTTCCTGCAGCCGCCGGGCCACGCACCGCCCCTCCCCGCGCCTGCGGAAGCCGGCCCGGGGCCTCTGCGCGCCGGGGGGCTGCCCCCGGAGCCTGCGCTTCCAACACCCGAGAAAAGGCCCTCAACCAGGGCCCAGGGCGCCGTGAAGTGCGAGAGCCCAGCGACGACTCTCTGGGCCCAGAACGAGCTGCCGGATTTTGGGGGCAACGTCCTTCTGGCCCCCGCGGCTCCTGCGCTTCAGGTCCCCGCAAAGCCCCAGCCCTCCGAGGTGATCCAGCCCCCGGATGAGGGGGCGTCCGGGCCGCAGTCCCAGcagcccggccccggccccggcgtGCAGAGTGGGGCCGGCATCGGTGCTTCTGAGAACCTGGAGAACCCTCCGCAGCTGGGCGCCGACGAGGCCCTCCCGGCCCAGGCGGGTCCCGCGTACGCCAGTCTGCTGTCCGCCCCGCCCGCCGAGGCTCTGCAGCATCAGCCGGTCCTGATCGCCCAGCCCGATCGCAGCTACAGTCTGGCTCAGCCCATTAATTTCTCTGTGTCCTTGTCGGGTCCTCCCGAGAGGCCTCAGCCCTGGAGGGACCCTGTGGCGGGAGACAAGCCCACAGCCGGCAGCCGGGCTCTGGGGGGCGATCCTGGAGAGCGGGCTCCTCCGTCTGGGGCGCCAGCCGGCACGCTTGTCTGCTCGCCCCTGCCTAACCAGCTCGCCCAGAGTCACTTCCCACAGGGGCCTGGTGCCTCCGAAGCAGCGTCTCACCAGCCCGCTCACTTGCTGGTTCAGCCACTGTCTCATCCGTTTCCAAAGAACACGCTTCCAGAAAGTCCCAAGGTTCCTCCTGCGGAGACCCTCCTGCCCGAGGCAGCGGACGGTCCCGCCGGCAGCACCGGCGTGATGTTGGTGCCGCCTGCAGACAGCGCCTCGGTGTCCGAGAGTCACAAGGCGGGCCCCGCCGGTGGCCGGGGGAGCGCTCCAGGGGCCCTCGACTCTCCCCTGAGTCGGCCTCTGGACGCCCCCCTGGGCGCGTACAGCCCCGCCCAGCCCGATGGCCCTGCTTCTTGTCAGCAAAGTGGCGCCGGTCATCCCAGGCCGCCCGGGCCGGGGCCACGCAGCCCAGACCACTTCTACCAGCAGGTGACCTCGGACGCCCCCTCACAGCCTCCAAATCCAGGGAGCCCGCCGGCGCTTGGGCAGCCCCCAAACCCAGCCCGGCCACCTGCGAGTCCGGCTCCGGCCGACGTGGgcccgcagccgccgccgccccggCCGCCTCGCTCCTCCAGCGCATCCGTCGTGTCCAGCAGCTCGAGCCAGGCGGCTGCCCGCTCAGACCCGCAGTGGCTGCCGCCTCCGCCCCCAGACTTGACGTCGCACTACTACTTCCGGTCGCTGTACGAGGGCTTCCCGCCCCCGTACGCCTGCCCCTACCCGCTGGATCCTGGCGCAGCCCCCCACTACCAGGTAGGGTCCGGCGCTCGGGCCAGCGGGCCCCTGGCCAACGGTCTCTTCCCCCTGTGCCACGCTCCTCGGCAGGGCTTTTTGGTCGTCCCGGAGGTGACCCGGCTCCCGCCACTGTCACACTCATTCTGCTGGGCACGGCCCTTCTCGGAGCCCACGCTGCGTTTGCCTGGCTTAGGGTCCTTGGTTTCCCGTCACACCTCCTGGCACTCGGCAGGCCCGGCGTCCCGGGTCACCTGCTCTGGGAAACGGGGACGGCCTCTTGCATCGTCACTGTGGTTCTGACATCAGAAAACCTGAGAAACACCCGTCTTCCGTTCCTCCTCCGGAGTAGAGCTCGCCGGGGCCGGGCCCAGGGTTGGGGCGTAACCCCAGCGAGATGGCCGGCGGGTGGAATCCCAGCGGCGTCCTCCCGGCACGGGGCGGTGCCAGCCCAGAGCGGGCCCGCCGTGCCTCCCGCAAGGTTCTCTCTCGCCCCTTCCCCCGCGACGCGGGCCTCCGGGCGCTCGGTAACATTGCGTGGGATCCTGCATCGGCGCGGAAAGCGTGGGCCAGGCGGCCACACGTGGTCAcggcttctctccctccccagtccTGGCCCAGCATCCCCTATGGTAGCCGAGGCGGCGGGCTGGTGCTCGGAGCGCACGGGGCGGCCGCGTGCAGGCCCTGCAGTCAGGGGAGGCTGAGGGCCAGCGCTGTCGTAGGTGGGCTTTGggcagcgtgtgtgtgtgtgtgtgtgtgtgtgtgtgtgtcagcagGTCCAGGACGAAACCCAGGGGTTTTTCcgtggggggaagggaggtgcTGCTCAGAGCCCAGGGGGTGCCAGCAGGGCACAGCGGGTGGGAGGGCACCCGGAATCCAGCCGGCACCCAGCATCTCCGGGGAGTGGGCGGTTTCTCTCTGGGTCACCGCAGGTCCCGTAGTGGGCACGCCTGGGTCCATTTTACATGACCCCATCCTCCGCCAGGTGGCAGGAGAGTCGGGCGCTGAGATGGGCAAGACTGATGCTGGCTTGTGCCTGGGTCGCCCCATCTCTGCTTCAGGTCCCGGCGTGGCCACTCCTCAGGGCCGTGGCGGGTCATTGGTCAAAGCCTCCCCAGCCTAAGATGTGACCTCTTCGAGGCGGCCTGTCGCTCAGGCCCCGTCCTGGGGTGTCCTCGTTCTTTCTCGCTCGCCCGAGCACCTGAAATGGGACCCAGGCTTGTGGGGTCAGGGCGCCTGCACGGGGAGACCTCAGGGTGGCTGCTGCCTGCCTGCGGTTGTGGGTGTCACCATGCAGCTGTGGCCGGGGTGGTCGTGGACAGTGGCGTCGGCAGCATTGAGCTCCTGTCCTGGCGTGAGCTGGCCCTTGGCGTCTGATGAAGTCACCCTTCTTTCAGCAGGACCTCTACAGCCTCTACGATCCCCGGTACAGGGCCTACGACAGCGCTGCCTACGCCGAGAGCTACCGCTACCCCGAGCCCGAGCGGCCCAGCTCCCGGGCCAGCCACTGCTCCGACCGGCCagctgccaggtgctggggatttGGGTTGCTGGCGCTGGTGGTGGCTTAGTGAGTGGAAGAAGACCGCATTTGTAAAGAATTACacagactttttcatttttttctttaaatattttttcagggtCGAACcagcagcacgtggaggttcccaggctaggggtcaaatcgtagctacagctgccggtctgcgccacagccacagcaaggggccTTCTGAGCagcgtcggtgacctacacccttgctcatggcagcactagatccttaacccactgaacaaggccagggatcaaacctgtgttctcgtGGATCTGAgtggggttcgtttctgctgagtcacgacaggaactcccaattatgcAAAGGTTTTAAACACATGTTTATGCCTTGTCAGCGTGGACTGGTGGTGGGATGCGTTTCAGTTGGAACCCAGAGGCCTGCTGCACAGTCTCGGCCGTGTGGTCCGCTAGCGTTGGGTCAGGCCGGGCGCTGTGTGGGGCTCCTCCTGGCCCAGGTTGCTGTCGCCGCTGCACGTTTGCTGGCAGAACCTTCAGGGTCCTTAGAGGCCCCCTTGGCATGCGCAGCCCCATCCCCGCGCCTGGCGATGGAGGTGCCCTGGTTCCTGGGCGGGGGCACGGGGCCAGCCCGAGGGTGCGGAGCCGGGGAGCCCAGCCTCTCTCCCGGCACCGCCGCCTCTGCCCTGCTTCTCTCCCCCACTCCGAGCTTTGCAGTCCCAACAGGGATTTTGAAGGCGCCTTGGCACCGTGCCTTCAGCTGAGTGAGGATGGAAGCCGGTCGAGTCCCACCACCCAGAGCTGCAGCAGGGCTGGGCGGGAGGCTGGGCACCTACCCAGAGCCGGAAGCTGCTCGGCTTCACCG
This genomic stretch from Sus scrofa isolate TJ Tabasco breed Duroc unplaced genomic scaffold, Sscrofa11.1 Contig1206, whole genome shotgun sequence harbors:
- the SEC16A gene encoding protein transport protein Sec16A isoform X8, which encodes MQPPPQALPSGVVGPPPAGSPQSSLWSSSPYRRQAGSNAPVAPIPRPPQPVTDPFAFSRQALQSPSLGSSSKSSLPALQGPAQPAFLQRTGLPVPPTNVGGSSQGPCEPLPGPLSQPRADAGPFAGVSTPSAPPGPERNRSADAAPGLDPEVQALPYLPQYIPGAAPSSPPGGRPQGSQPRPDAPLSRPGLHDGARALAASPLFPQPCQQMPGQWGPGQQGPGQWGPGQGGPLPAGQHYRPCPEGPVQNAVPHTSSVAPFPGPPSLGQGPGHGQPSPLASLPGPSPGDGRNDATSLHGGRRTANSFDPEDAFGQTPGAGNAWASQAFWSSPGRRKEEQLPDLALVNPLAQGSSPESRLHSPLGAGRGWALPEAGSGAPPRFLRGRETENEENLSSAPAGSAGQSDVDGVSPGPGHMAAGGGYQAFRGGAHSEPAPQGGDAKPYFAQSTSIRHDDPAPKGAAATELWGDTACAGTQSAGSSQYENVENLEFVQNQEVPPSEPPSLDPSSLSDQLRYGPPPGPAVPRFSAGGHAGGGGPNLEALDAVARPVRSDSVSSSYSSKSHRGPPGVARPLDAGGTFIQQEVGKPEDEAPGRFFKQIDSSPVGGETDGTTVSQSYRSSLPQPSTPSPPKPTGTFQTSANSSFEPVKSHLVGVKPVEADRANVVGEVRGPRAHPKQHRLATAAPAASPGNLEQPPDNLETLFLQPPGHAPPLPAPAEAGPGPLRAGGLPPEPALPTPEKRPSTRAQGAVKCESPATTLWAQNELPDFGGNVLLAPAAPALQVPAKPQPSEVIQPPDEGASGPQSQQPGPGPGVQSGAGIGASENLENPPQLGADEALPAQAGPAYASLLSAPPAEALQHQPVLIAQPDRSYSLAQPINFSVSLSGPPERPQPWRDPVAGDKPTAGSRALGGDPGERAPPSGAPAGTLVCSPLPNQLAQSHFPQGPGASEAASHQPAHLLVQPLSHPFPKNTLPESPKVPPAETLLPEAADGPAGSTGVMLVPPADSASVSESHKAGPAGGRGSAPGALDSPLSRPLDAPLGAYSPAQPDGPASCQQSGAGHPRPPGPGPRSPDHFYQQVTSDAPSQPPNPGSPPALGQPPNPARPPASPAPADVGPQPPPPRPPRSSSASVVSSSSSQAAARSDPQWLPPPPPDLTSHYYFRSLYEGFPPPYACPYPLDPGAAPHYQDLYSLYDPRYRAYDSAAYAESYRYPEPERPSSRASHCSDRPAARQGYPEGYYHSRGGWSSQSDYYANYYSSQYDYGDPGRWDRYHYGPRVRDPRTYDRRYWYEAEYEAYRRENHAYGDRPEKYDDQWRYDPRFAGSFDDEPEPPRDPYGEEADRRSAHSEPSAPSLRSRRSSFSSHSHQSQVYRAHDAATGPYEAPPPPGSFHGDYAYGTYSGPGFPEFGYAADATWPSVEAAPSRPTSPEKFSVPHVCARFGPGGQLLKVIPNLPSEGQPALVEVHSMEILLQHTPEQEEMRAFPGPLGKDDTHKVDVINFAQNKATKCLQNEHLIDKESASLLWSFIVLLCRQNGTVVGTDVAELLLRDHRTVWLPGKSPDEANLIDFTNEAVEQVEEEESGEAQLSFLTDSQAASSLEKETERFRELLLYGRKKDALESAMKSGLWGHALLLASKMDSRTHARVMTRFANSLPINDPLQTVYQLMSGRMPAASTCCGDEKWGDWRPHLAMVLSNLNNNVDVESRTMATMGDTLASKGLLDAAHFCYLMAQVGFGVYTKKTTKLVLIGSNHSLPFFKFATNEAIQRTEAYEYAQSLGTQACSLPSFQVFKFIYSCRLAEMGLATQAFHYCELIAKSILAQPHGHSPVLVSQLVQVASQLRLFDPQLKEKPEEEALAEPAWLVRLQRLEKQAKEGTVAWSQDGAFPQCGPSSPSSEAGPCDGPAVAQPADLGTANPLLAPPVPGAEHLSQDVRLMPSAPLLLPEGPLAVPAKGPVFPVPPALGPAELGPGCGPSGCALGFPEPPGPDPAALYPGPGQPPAAPSLQEARSQDPGGTPQGAPGRSAFPELEEDSGGTFAAVGSPRMSRDSGVSPGWGSASAGALQPPPPVTSTPEVKRAGPAAKEPREPKKSGESWFSRWLPVKKRTEAYLPDDKNKSIVWDEKRNRWVDVNEPEEEKKPPPPPPTALPKAAQAAHTAPGGPPRASVNVFSRKAAGTRARYVDVLNPGGPQRSEPALAPAELFAPLAPLPMPAHLLGPNPDTEEAPPAEGTSREGPLPAGAPATPEPASEPKAPGDLAPAGGPPGAAVPFYNPAQFAHASAASGSSRTGRISQRKYPALS
- the SEC16A gene encoding protein transport protein Sec16A isoform X3 codes for the protein MQPPPQALPSGVVGPPPAGSPQSSLWSSSPYRRQAGSNAPVAPIPRPPQPVTDPFAFSRQALQSPSLGSSSKSSLPALQGPAQPAFLQRTGLPVPPTNVGGSSQGPCEPLPGPLSQPRADAGPFAGVSTPSAPPGPERNRSADAAPGLDPEVQALPYLPQYIPGAAPSSPPGGRPQGSQPRPDAPLSRPGLHDGARALAASPLFPQPCQQMPGQWGPGQQGPGQWGPGQGGPLPAGQHYRPCPEGPVQNAVPHTSSVAPFPGPPSLGQGPGHGQPSPLASLPGPSPGDGRNDATSLHGGRRTANSFDPEDAFGQTPGAGNAWASQAFWSSPGRRKEEQLPDLALVNPLAQGSSPESRLHSPLGAGRGWALPEAGSGAPPRFLRGRETENEENLSSAPAGSAGQSDVDGVSPGPGHMAAGGGYQAFRGGAHSEPAPQGGDAKPYFAQSTSIRHDDPAPKGAAATELWGDTACAGTQSAGSSQYENVENLEFVQNQEVPPSEPPSLDPSSLSDQLRYGPPPGPAVPRFSAGGHAGGGGPNLEALDAVARPVRSDSVSSSYSSKSHRGPPGVARPLDAGGTFIQQEVGKPEDEAPGRFFKQIDSSPVGGETDGTTVSQSYRSSLPQPSTPSPPKPTGTFQTSANSSFEPVKSHLVGVKPVEADRANVVGEVRGPRAHPKQHRLATAAPAASPGNLEQPPDNLETLFLQPPGHAPPLPAPAEAGPGPLRAGGLPPEPALPTPEKRPSTRAQGAVKCESPATTLWAQNELPDFGGNVLLAPAAPALQVPAKPQPSEVIQPPDEGASGPQSQQPGPGPGVQSGAGIGASENLENPPQLGADEALPAQAGPAYASLLSAPPAEALQHQPVLIAQPDRSYSLAQPINFSVSLSGPPERPQPWRDPVAGDKPTAGSRALGGDPGERAPPSGAPAGTLVCSPLPNQLAQSHFPQGPGASEAASHQPAHLLVQPLSHPFPKNTLPESPKVPPAETLLPEAADGPAGSTGVMLVPPADSASVSESHKAGPAGGRGSAPGALDSPLSRPLDAPLGAYSPAQPDGPASCQQSGAGHPRPPGPGPRSPDHFYQQVTSDAPSQPPNPGSPPALGQPPNPARPPASPAPADVGPQPPPPRPPRSSSASVVSSSSSQAAARSDPQWLPPPPPDLTSHYYFRSLYEGFPPPYACPYPLDPGAAPHYQQDLYSLYDPRYRAYDSAAYAESYRYPEPERPSSRASHCSDRPAARQGYPEGYYHSRGGWSSQSDYYANYYSSQYDYGDPGRWDRYHYGPRVRDPRTYDRRYWYEAEYEAYRRENHAYGDRPEKYDDQWRYDPRFAGSFDDEPEPPRDPYGEEADRRSAHSEPSAPSLRSRRSSFSSHSHQSQVYRAHDAATGPYEAPPPPGSFHGDYAYGTYSGPGFPEFGYAADATWPSVEAAPSRPTSPEKFSVPHVCARFGPGGQLLKVIPNLPSEGQPALVEVHSMEILLQHTPEQEEMRAFPGPLGKDDTHKVDVINFAQNKATKCLQNEHLIDKESASLLWSFIVLLCRQNGTVVGTDVAELLLRDHRTVWLPGKSPDEANLIDFTNEAVEQVEEEESGEAQLSFLTDSQAASSLEKETERFRELLLYGRKKDALESAMKSGLWGHALLLASKMDSRTHARVMTRFANSLPINDPLQTVYQLMSGRMPAASTCCGDEKWGDWRPHLAMVLSNLNNNVDVESRTMATMGDTLASKGLLDAAHFCYLMAQVGFGVYTKKTTKLVLIGSNHSLPFFKFATNEAIQRTEAYEYAQSLGTQACSLPSFQVFKFIYSCRLAEMGLATQAFHYCELIAKSILAQPHGHSPVLVSQLVQVASQLRLFDPQLKEKPEEEALAEPAWLVRLQRLEKQAKEGTVAWSQDGAFPQCGPSSPSSEAGPCDGPAVAQPADLGTANPLLAPPVPGAEHLSQDVRLMPSAPLLLPEGPLAVPAKGPVFPVPPALGPAELGPGCGPSGCALGFPEPPGPDPAALYPGPGQPPAAPSLQEARSQDPGGTPQGAPGRSAFPELEEDSGGTFAAVGSPRMSRDSGVSPGWGSASAGALQPPPPVTSTPEVKRAGPAAKEPREPKKSGESWFSRWLPVKKRTEAYLPDDKNKSIVWDEKRNRWVDVNEPEEEKKPPPPPPTALPKAAQAAHTAPGGPPRASVNVFSRKAAGTRARYVDVLNPGGPQRSEPALAPAELFAPLAPLPMPAHLLGPNPDTEEAPPAEGTSREGPLPAGAPATPEPASEPKVLSSAALLPGPAPPPSGADGPQGGEAPGDLAPAGGPPGAAVPFYNPAQFAHASAASGSSRTGRISQRKYPALS
- the SEC16A gene encoding protein transport protein Sec16A isoform X1, producing MQPPPQALPSGVVGPPPAGSPQSSLWSSSPYRRQAGSNAPVAPIPRPPQPVTDPFAFSRQALQSPSLGSSSKSSLPALQGPAQPAFLQRTGLPVPPTNVGGSSQGPCEPLPGPLSQPRADAGPFAGVSTPSAPPGPERNRSADAAPGLDPEVQALPYLPQYIPGAAPSSPPGGRPQGSQPRPDAPLSRPGLHDGARALAASPLFPQPCQQMPGQWGPGQQGPGQWGPGQGGPLPAGQHYRPCPEGPVQNAVPHTSSVAPFPGPPSLGQGPGHGQPSPLASLPGPSPGDGRNDATSLHGGRRTANSFDPEDAFGQTPGAGNAWASQAFWSSPGRRKEEQLPDLALVNPLAQGSSPESRLHSPLGAGRGWALPEAGSGAPPRFLRGRETENEENLSSAPAGSAGQSDVDGVSPGPGHMAAGGGYQAFRGGAHSEPAPQGGDAKPYFAQSTSIRHDDPAPKGAAATELWGDTACAGTQSAGSSQYENVENLEFVQNQEVPPSEPPSLDPSSLSDQLRYGPPPGPAVPRFSAGGHAGGGGPNLEALDAVARPVRSDSVSSSYSSKSHRGPPGVARPLDAGGTFIQQEVGKPEDEAPGRFFKQIDSSPVGGETDGTTVSQSYRSSLPQPSTPSPPKPTGTFQTSANSSFEPVKSHLVGVKPVEADRANVVGEVRGPRAHPKQHRLATAAPAASPGNLEQPPDNLETLFLQPPGHAPPLPAPAEAGPGPLRAGGLPPEPALPTPEKRPSTRAQGAVKCESPATTLWAQNELPDFGGNVLLAPAAPALQVPAKPQPSEVIQPPDEGASGPQSQQPGPGPGVQSGAGIGASENLENPPQLGADEALPAQAGPAYASLLSAPPAEALQHQPVLIAQPDRSYSLAQPINFSVSLSGPPERPQPWRDPVAGDKPTAGSRALGGDPGERAPPSGAPAGTLVCSPLPNQLAQSHFPQGPGASEAASHQPAHLLVQPLSHPFPKNTLPESPKVPPAETLLPEAADGPAGSTGVMLVPPADSASVSESHKAGPAGGRGSAPGALDSPLSRPLDAPLGAYSPAQPDGPASCQQSGAGHPRPPGPGPRSPDHFYQQVTSDAPSQPPNPGSPPALGQPPNPARPPASPAPADVGPQPPPPRPPRSSSASVVSSSSSQAAARSDPQWLPPPPPDLTSHYYFRSLYEGFPPPYACPYPLDPGAAPHYQQDLYSLYDPRYRAYDSAAYAESYRYPEPERPSSRASHCSDRPAARQGYPEGYYHSRGGWSSQSDYYANYYSSQYDYGDPGRWDRYHYGPRVRDPRTYDRRYWYEAEYEAYRRENHAYGDRPEKYDDQWRYDPRFAGSFDDEPEPPRDPYGEEADRRSAHSEPSAPSLRSRRSSFSSHSHQSQVYRAHDAATGPYEAPPPPGSFHGDYAYGTYSGPGFPEFGYAADATWPSVEAAPSRPTSPEKFSVPHVCARFGPGGQLLKVIPNLPSEGQPALVEVHSMEILLQHTPEQEEMRAFPGPLGKDDTHKVDVINFAQNKATKCLQNEHLIDKESASLLWSFIVLLCRQNGTVVGTDVAELLLRDHRTVWLPGKSPDEANLIDFTNEAVEQVEEEESGEAQLSFLTDSQAASSLEKETERFRELLLYGRKKDALESAMKSGLWGHALLLASKMDSRTHARVMTRFANSLPINDPLQTVYQLMSGRMPAASTCCGDEKWGDWRPHLAMVLSNLNNNVDVESRTMATMGDTLASKGLLDAAHFCYLMAQVGFGVYTKKTTKLVLIGSNHSLPFFKFATNEAIQRTEAYEYAQSLGTQACSLPSFQVFKFIYSCRLAEMGLATQAFHYCELIAKSILAQPHGHSPVLVSQLVQVASQLRLFDPQLKEKPEEEALAEPAWLVRLQRLEKQAKEGTVAWSQDGAFPQCGPSSPSSEAGPCDGPAVAQPADLGTANPLLAPPVPGAEHLSQDVRLMPSAPLLLPEGPLAVPAKGPVFPVPPALGPAELGPGCGPSGCALGFPEPPGPDPAALYPGPGQPPAAPSLQEARSQDPGGTPQGAPGRSAFPELEEDSGGTFAAVGSPRMSRDSGVSPGWGSASAGALQPPPPVTSTPEVKRAGPAAKEPREPKKSGESWFSRWLPVKKRTEAYLPDDKNKSIVWDEKRNRWVDVNEPEEEKKPPPPPPTALPKAAQAAHTAPGGPPRASVNVFSRKAAGTRARYVDVLNPGGPQRSEPALAPAELFAPLAPLPMPAHLLGPNPDTEEAPPAEGTSREGPLPAGAPATPEPASEPKVLSSAALLPGPAPPPSGADGPQGGELSRCSSLSSLSREVSQHLNQAPGDLAPAGGPPGAAVPFYNPAQFAHASAASGSSRTGRISQRKYPALS